GTATGAAATGCTCCTAGGAAAAGGTGTATGAAATGCTCCTTGTATAAGAACATGAACAACTCCTAGGATAAGGATTATGAACAAGTCTTAGGATAAGGTACATGTTGTTCATGTACATTATCCTAGGACTTCTTCTCATACCTAACATACAAGTTGTTCATATACCTTACCGGTATATCCTAGGAGTTGTTCATGAACCTTATCCTAGTATACTTCCTATAATTCCTATGTGTGGTAAAcattagctacatgtatatataacccTATGATACCTCTTCTGTGTTAGCTATATCTTATTCTATAAAACCTCTTCTGTGTTAGCTATATCTTATTCTATAAAACCTCTTCTGTGTTAGCTATATCTTATTCTATAATACCTCTTCTGTGTTAGCTATATCTTATTCTATAAAACCTCTTCTGTGTTAGCTATATCTTATTCTATAATACCTCTTCTGTGTTAGCTATATCTTATTCTATAATACCTCTTCTGTGTTAGCTATATCTTATTCTATAAAACCTCTTACTGGTATCTGTTAGCTAAATCTTATCCTATAATACCTCTTATGTGTTAGCCACATCTTACCCTATTATACCTTATGTGTTAGCCACATCTTACCCTATTATACCTTATGTGTTAGCCACATCTTACCCTATTATACCTTATGTGTTAGCCACATCTTACCCTATTATACCCTATGTGTTAGCCACATCTTACCCTATTATACCTTATGTGTTAGCCACATCTTACCCTATTATACCTTATGTGTTAGCCATATCTTACCCTATTATACTTCCTATGTGTGGTAAAAACACCGCAAACACCACACAGACCGCCACTAACAACACATTGAGGCCAAGGACATGCTTCacactaaaaatagaaatacacAGAGAGTTCCCTAAAATGAcgaacaatatatatatataaacttattCTTGGTGGTATTACCTGTTACCAACATGGAGCTAAAACAAATTCTGATTTCATTTTGCTGAAAAGTCAATCTGTTTAGAGAGAAGCAGACAAACATTTTGTACTGGTAAAGACACAGGTTCttacattaaaaagaaatacaagtagctgaatatatctTATAGTGTCTGAATCAAGAACAATCGCAGTGAGGCAACATATCAAATACGAGagcgtgaaggatctaattttaattagattggaaTCAAGAACATAAACATATTGTGTTAAGAGTAAGGTTGTCTACCTTGGCCAGACATCTCCAAACAGTGAGAAGAGTAGCTGTGCGCGGAATATATAAAGTAGCAGAGGAAAGACGCAGATCATCTGGAAGAAAAGGCCGATCCGCGCTACAAACGCCATGATGTCGGTGTCAGCAATGTTGTTCAGCAGATTCTATAAATAGACGATTGTGACAGGTACAAGCATACAGGTACTCAGTATCTATGTCAATGATTGACAATGATTGACCTATTTAGCTACAGTAACTATGAGTTAAAATGAACACCAAGTTATCAATTGTAGACCtgaaatttcacaatttatattcATCAGGTACAATTACTTTGAAGACTATGGACATTTGAGAAACTAATACACTTACATCTTCTATGCAGTCTTTATTCAGTGGAAATGCTGAGTAAAACATGACCCCCATATATATGTAGGTCACAGCGACCAAGATATAGGCTATGGTCAGATCACGTATCTACAATAACAAGATGTAAGATACGCTAGGAAGATATGAAATATTAGTATGTAACATCTAACTGAATCGATAAAGTCATCTGGAGaatttgaaaaatgcaaataCACATTAGTTGCACCATGTGCACATAATGCACACACTTTGTTATCTGTattatttaatctttaaatagctgttgtcatgttaaaaaaagaattacacaTTACAAGTtctacaaaaatgtaaataactgtcaggaaaataaaaaaattcaaaaatgtttagcatattcaaacatgtataaatacattataattaatgattaaataacttttttgatacatttatttcatgtacatacatatgtatttgGAAATAACTTGTGTTATAAATAACTAATGGGGGAAAATTATCGCTTACATTATTCTCAGGGTGGCGTTGATTTCGACAGATGGAGATGACACAGTTCTGTACAAAGTAGGCTAAAGCTGCGATCCCGGTCAGGGCCGCGAAGGTCCCCCGGAAATCTGAAATAAAGCAGTTCCATTTCATGAGTTTTTAAAGTTCACATGTGCTGCTGGAACTTTGTCTTCTCCAGGGAAACATTCCCAATAAATACAGGTGCTAAAGAATCCTACAAACTTAcctggaatgtaaatattgtgaaGGTCGTTGGGAATGTCGACTCCCTGAAAATTCAGGTGAAATCCCCACTTGGAGGCTTTGACTGCCACAAATGAAACCAGGTATGTCACAGAAAGAGTACCTGTAACAAAGAGAAGACTCATATGTTTGGTGTTGGCACtgaatgtaaaatgatattaacTACAGTTAAAAGAAAAACTTACAAGTTCACTTTGCGTATTGTTATAATCATTGTAAAACGATAACATAAGATTAGTTCTGTTACAAATCCTTTACATTCCTTGACTAAATTCTCTTACTTTTGCACAATTATCTTTGATTTACAATGAAAATAAGATCATTCCCATTTCTCACAGCCGACATTTTTCTCACACCATTCTATGACCTTACCTAATGCATTGAACTTGGTGAAGAATGTTGGCGATTTGAAGTTGATGAGGGGTCCAATGACAGCTATCAGAAAAAACGGGACCGTGTACTGCTCATCCCAGACTCGGTCGTAAACCTCGTCGTGGGGGTGCGGCGAGGCCAAAAATGACCCACTGTGGTTGCTATGGTTACCATGGTGTGAAGGGGGGGACATTGATGGGCACactatatatatcataaacaGAAATCACTGAcagtttatttctaaataaagtggaaaaaaaaaatcatcaactGATGTCtcgctgttttttttttgcgatagatacatgtatactaaccGTAGTCTGTTCCATTTGAAACACTGCTGTGTGGTGAAGAACTGTGATCTAGAAATgtgaaacaaatgtttataaaacatcaGAAGGATTATTCAAAAGCAGTTTCTATAACAACCAGAAACAGGAGCACCACATCCAGAGAGGAAATGtttttgaatgtatttaaataaatttgactcattttttcttttactgtaTAATAGTGGATACCCCAAGAACTAATTTACAAGAACAGTATTTGACTTATTACAGTTCTTATAAAGAAGAGTATGGAATTTTAAGTGCTTagatttaatattataatactaCTAACAAGCTTTTGTGCAATAACACACAACCACTCCCCTATACACACAATCCGAGGTACTATGCCCCCTAGTGAGGGGATAGTAAATTGACTTACGGTAGATGAAATTGACAACGTTGAAGAAGAAGTTGGACAACAGGATCCAGTAGACAATGGCACCGCCCAGAAGTGTCAGGAGAGAGGACACCACCGCCAACACCTGGGCCCACCTACCAAGGATCATGTGACAGACGTCCGAAAAATCAATCCCAGAATCCAGCTTACCTGAAAATAATATAACCTAATAGTATCTAGATTGTAATACATCATGGatttattatcataatgttGTATGTGAAAGTATTTATATTGTCCTGTGACTCACCCATAGACTGCATGGCTTTTAGAATCCTATAGCTTGTATAGAACATCAATATGGCCATCAGCAGAAGAAGGGAAATTCCTGTCGCAAAGCCAGCCTGTATATAGAGAGGCCATTACAGTGATTTAGTAactcatgaaaaaaatttaatacatcatTAAGTATTCAGgtgtttcttaaaaattttacattaagcaaaataaattttactaagAAACCTCTGACATTGTGAGAATGAAAGAAACCAGGCCCAATGGTAGGTTGCTGTAGAATATGAATGGtccaaattttaacaatttcatattttgaaaattacttGGGTTAAAATCACTATGTCATTTAATATATCAAAGTCTGTAGAAACAAAATTGTCTAAGTTAGAATATTCAGTGTTCATCCTTGCCAGCAAGATTAATCAAATAAACTGGGATATGAAAAACGTAAATAATTCTTCCTGCATTGTTACaatcatttcatttctttactAGTTCTTAATTTACACATAAGTtcatataacaaataaagatccTGGTTGAGTTTACATGGGACATCAAGATAACATTAAATCTTTGCCTGCTATACAGTTTACACGTGAGGTTTTTTTTAGTTACACACCGGTCTAATAGGCCATGGCATACTCACCTGTCTTATTGCCCATGGCATACTCACCTGTCTAATTGCCAATGGCATACACACCTGTCAAATTGCCCATGGCATACACACCTGTCTAATTGCCTATGGCATACTCACCTGTCTAATTGCCCTTGGCATACACACCTGTCTAATTGCCCATGGCATACTCATCTGTCTAATAGCTCATGGCATACTCACCTGTCTTATTGCCCATGGCATACTCACCTGTCTAATTGCCTATGGCATACACACCTGTCTAATTGCCCATGGCATACTCACCTGTCTAATTGCCCATGGCATACTCACCTGTCTAATTGCCCATGGCATACACACCTGTCTAATTGCCCATGGCATACACACCTGTCTAATTGTCCATGCCATACAGACCTGTGTAATTGCCCATGGAATACACACCTGTGTAATTGCCCATGGGATACAGACCTGTGTAATTGCCCATGGCATACACACCTGTCTTATTAACCATGGCATACTCACCTGTCTAATTGCCAATGGCATACACACCTGTCTTATTGCCCATGGCATATTCACCTGTCTAATTGCCCATGGCATACTCACCTGTCTAATTGCCCATGCCATACACACCTGTCTAATTGCCCATGCCATACACACCTGTCTAATTGCCCATAGTATACACACCTGTCTAATTGCCCATGGCATACACACCTGTCTAATTGCCCATGGCATACACATCTGTGTAATTGCCCATGGCATACACACCTGTCTAATTGCCAATGGCATACACACCTGTGTAATTGCCCATGGCATACACACCTGTCTAATTGCCAATGGCATACACACCTGTCTTATTGCCCATGGCATATTCACCTGTCTAATTGCCCATGGCATACTCACCTGTCTAATTGCCCATGGCATACACACCTGTCTAACTGCCCATGGCATACACACCTGTCTAATAGCTCATGGCATACACACCTGTCTAATTGCCCATGGCATACTCACCTGTCTAATTGCCCATGGCATACTCACCTGTCTAATTGCCAATGGCATACACACCTGTCTAATAGCTCATGGCATACACACCTGTCTAATTGCCCATGGCATACTCACCTGTCTAATTGCCCATGGCATACACATCTGTCTAATAGCTCATGGCATACACACCTGTCTAATTGCCCATGGCATACACACCTGTCTTATTGCCCATGGCATACACACCTGTCTTATTGCCCATGGCATACACACCTGTCTAATAGCTCATGGCATACACACCTGTCTAATTGCCCATGGCATACACACCTGTCTTATTGCCCATGGCATACACACCTGTCTTATTGCCCATGGCATACTCAAAATGGATGTTCCCATCATTGTGTTCCAGAGAGAAAATCTgtgagaaaataaaatattcatttggtAATCAAATTCATAACATGTTTTGGTCTATATGCATAAAATATTGTCtttattatgattttgtttaaaataaactaGCACacagtaaaaagaaaaacaaggctttaaagaaacaacaaaaatttaGGAAACAAATGAATATAGGCCAGGGTGACCTGTGTCTCTTATTACAGGTAATCTGGGAATCTACTCTCCCTGATATCTATTTCTAGTTTAATGTTGCTATTTTACAAGTATAATGATGTAGACCAATcatttttgtaatatgttttttCTAAGGTTTAAGGAGTTCAATAAAGCTATTctatataaattgttttatttgtttggtttcggttgtattttttcaaagtgtgcaGTGAGTATTTTATCTCTCTTGATTTGATCGGGGACTCACATGGTAATCAGGCTGCTCTGTTTTCCCTCGGTTATTATTGGAACCACAATGTAGAAATCAGGGGGGACAACATGATCTGGCATTTGctacaaagataaaaaaataaccagtaaaCAACATGTATCCACTGTGTCTAAGCTAAAACAACTTATGAGAGCTTCTAAATCTGTAAAACAGGTAAAGAAAAGTGAAAATAGCATACATCACTTTAACAACTGAACAAAGATGTTTCATTCCTCACTGGAGTAAGGTATATACAACATAAAACCTACTGATTGTGTACAAAACATACTGACTGTAAGTGTAACAGACTTGTGTATAGTACTCACAAAGGCACTATCAGTGTGCGGGGCCAGGCGGCTATAGTATCTGTATCGATGGAGCACCGCCGAGGTGGAGCCCATCTCACCGCTACTCCCAACGCTGCGTAATGAACTGAAGTCAACCGGCTGtctaaaaagaaagaaatacacATCATCCATATAGCCCATTTTATGGTGCATTCAAAAGAAGACCTAGCTCTCATTGCTCGCAACGAATTGGCACAATACATTTCAAGGAAAAGACCCAGAGATTACAACCTAAATTGGTCTGGGTTGAGGATGATGCCTACCTTCTCCTCTCCAGCTGATCTGGAGATCTGTAAAATACagcaaaaacaaatgtttagaagATGTCTAAATACACACAAAAAGTCATGAAATGGCTCCATGGACTGTTGCAATCATTATACACACTGCCAGTGTCTGgctttattcattcaaaatataaatatgcatgATATTACCAGGGCATTCTAAAAGCAGGTTAAATATTAAGGTATCAATTTACCACCAATACCCAAGACAAACACAATGTTTAGTTACTTTCTTTGCATTTAACAGAACATACAACTGACTACCGGTAATATACTGACTGTTAAAGACTGATTTACCAAAGAATTTTTTGATTTATGATTTTACAATAGACAGTCCGTCGCAGCAGTCTGTGCATTATTTACCTAGCAGTGTTGTTTGATGATTGAGAACTGTCGTCATTCTCTAATAGCGGCGACATTTCCCCTGGTTCTCTATTAATTGACATGACCTCTGCTATCAAAGACAAATTTCTCCTAGATCTGGAATGTCATCATGTTTAAAACCCGAATTCCCTCACCAGATTCCGTAGAAGATGACTTAGAGTCTCCTTTCTttccagataaaaaaaattctgaaatgaTTAAATGGAAGTTGATAGCAAGCAATTTATTcttcggtaaaaaaaaatatatacactttTGCCCGTTCTGagtataataaattatattaacaGCTTGATTGAACACTGTATTTGAATGTTTGCATTTGGTTGGGCAATATACGTTTACAATATAACTTATAGTTTACCCCCTATCCACCTCCCcgcaaaaataatattatcaacgaAAGAGTTGGATGATAAAAACAGACTGCAAATAGTATGACTAGGCATACAAACTGTAACACAGTATGACCAAAATTACTCTGTGACCCACCCCCAACTCCAACATAACCTAGTTCTTTCACTTTCTCTTTCGCGGATTTTGACTGAAAGTAAAACTTATTCAACGAAAAAGGAGTAGAATAATTTGAGAAGTAACATTACCACTTTTTCACGTCATAACTGTGGTCCTTGTTTAACAATTGACTTTTGGAACGCAGTACAGCTGATCACAAACCTCATTGTCTGGTTCTCAAGTTTAGGGAACCAGACAAACTACTTTCACTTCGCTatacaaaaaatgtcaaatcaAACCTTGGATGATTCGATTACATGATATTTCAGTACGGAAGGGAAAAGATTTGAATATACATCggctttttttttacaaataagttgtttttcatttcataaaaaaatacatttatcttCAATTTCAATTCACGAATGATAAAgattattaaaactttttttttctcagttaataTGCCCAAATTACCTCTTGCATTTTCAGTATTGGTAAATCCTTTGTTCAATGTACAATTTGTACGAACTTGCTATTCTTTGAAACATTTACCAAAGATACTGCAGTATAGTCCGCCCATTCCTACCGACTGTAATAATCTATACTTGTCCTGGAAAATGATTTCTGCCAAAGACTTGTTCagcaatgtaatattttaatgagCTCTTCAATTTCCAAATCCCTCTCGCAGCATTGTACACAGGCATCTGCTATgctgcatatacatgtacctccgGTGAAACAGTATCTTGTCAAAGGAAACTATTTACCCAGTAACTTGAAACAAAATACACTGGAATCATACATGTTCACTGATGAAAACTTAAATGGGTTTTTTGGGCAACCCTTGCATTCAAATTATCATCCCCAAGGATTTATGAAACTGTATTTGTTCATGATACATACTTTTGAAGTAGCAAGTCCacaaattaagtttaaaaaatgaccAAATTGGCCACCGATTGCACAGTACCATGCAGGCACTCCTCACTCAATGACTCACAAATCACAAGCACACATCAAACATAGCTCAGTTGTCATTAAAACTTTATTCACATAAAAATGCATGGATATAACATATCAAGATAAAATTCAGGTTCaattaaaaaagtacatttttaGTACCATCTCACAGAAAACTACAGTTCATTCTAACCGGTATCTAATCAAATTATTCTGGAGTGTTTCATCTTTACTACACAACtattattcataattctgtcatcaatacaataaattatcttcaatgtacatgtattctgtaaGTCAGTTGCGCTCTTTATCAAAAATAGTTCTaatcttctttgttttgttttttaactagATAATGTTTCAACCTATTGCACAGTGCAGAAAGTCTTTGTTGTTACGAGTAAAGAATCATTGACAAGATGATTAGATCAGAATGCCTTGACATAAGACACATTTGCTGCACTGTTATGATCCAGTCATTTCCTGCCGGTTGCTATAGTAATGACTGCGGGGTCATCAGGAGGGTGTGTCTGTGGCCAGTAAAACTGTGTGTTGTCCCCCTCCACTCACAGCTATCACCTTcctacaaaatacatgtaaacaatatttAGCATTTGTGACCCTGAGTATACAGGTGTGTGACCCTCAGTCAATATACCAGGCAGTAAAAGTACTTGTACTGTAAGCCAGAGCCCCAAGATTTGACTCCTGGTTGAGActctactttttgactcctggTTGAGACTCTACTTTTACCTCCTGTTACATGTAGGTCATTCTACATTACAAAGCTGTTACTATTGACGTCCAGAGACGTCTTATAAAGATACTTCCTCAGGTTTCTAAATATGCTTTATTTACACAAACCTAGTCTGAAAATTCATTGACAGTACTGGTATCATGTTTGGATATTTCAAgataataaactttttttttaaagtaacaaaaaatcaaattaataatatGCTTTTGGAGTAAAAATCTACCTTCATAATATGTAATAACTGGatgttaacatacatgtagtaaaattaCAGCCTCAGTAAATTGTTAACACTGAAGCCATCAGACAAACCAGTTACAGTACCCAGTCTGTAGGATGTATGTTGTGTACATGTAGGTTCATTATAGGATTGTTATCTTGTGTTCCACTGATTTTGCCCGCCATTACTGAGTCTGTCTGGTACAGATACAGTATAACATGGGCCTTTACCTGGTCTGTAGCTGTTTTCCTGTCATTAGCCGAGGTGTAGTAACGTCCTCGTCATCACCTGAGCCAAGCTGTTGACTAGTTCCCATCCCCCAAGCATAGATTTCACCTGCAGCACAGAAAAAGTTaacaaattaattgaattttctTCTATCACAAAAGTCTGATACTAAGTTTCCAAAACAGTGGGTTAAAGGCTGTAAGGAAAAAGTGACAATACAACAGTCAAAATCAAGAGGTACCTATTTATACAGGTGATAAATGACAAAGTTTACCTGAGTTAGTGACCGCATAAGACACTGCTTGACCAGCCGCCACCTGTTTACATGGAGGAAGGTCAAGGATGGCAGGAACTCTCTTCTCCTCGTTGGAATCTCCGTGTCCGAGGCGACCGTATTCTCCTCTCCCAACTGTGTACACCTTACCTACAAAGATGTAATATACATGCTGATACAGTTGGAAGCAATATATATAGATACAGCAATGTACATCTAACCTACCATGAAAAACAGATAGACAAATATAGCAATGTACAACAATATACCGTACATCTAACCTACCATAGTAAATATTCTAACAGACATGCAGAATAAATCTAGAAGCATATTTGTAtacataaattcaaaaaattactttatcataaatatatcataattattgatagatagataatggttaattttataatatacacAAACATTGAAGAAGACACCGTACCTGCCGTGTCCAGACAGATGGCATGGTGTTGTCCAGCATCCACCATTGTCACCTTCACATCCTCAGACATCGCCTTCACGTAAACCGGCACAAACTTATTCTCAAGATCATTGGTGCCTATAGGAAGAGAATTCAAATCTAAGCTACTGTTGAGACAGCTTTAACGAATAAATGACAAAAGGAAAGGGAAGACATTGATGCATGcgcaaatcaaagaaaattgttttgCCTTCTAGATGTATATTATTGTATAACGGTACTTAAAATTCTCTCCAAAAAGAAATACAGTCCGAGTGAAGTTATTGAGCTCTTAAGTATATATTGAGTCTGTTCACTTACCAAACCAATAACTGATATTGAGCCCCCAAACATAGATTGTTTCCTCAAACAGCTGAGAGTAGTTTTTGAGCCACCAAGTATAAATTGACCAAGTATAAATTGCACCTGTTTACTCAAATGGCTAATACATTGTAGTTGATTTTATACCTCAAAGCATACATTGAGCATGCTCACTCATTGATTTACAGGGCAGCTAAAGGAAGTTTTTCAGTCCACAACCATAGATTGAGTTTTGCTCATTTACCCATCTGATATTAGTTACTGAACATGTTGAACCAACAAATAAAGATTGAGTCTGTTAACGTACTCAAGGACTATTGGTAAGCTAAACTGAGTCTGTTCACTTACCCAGCTGATAGTAGTTATTGAGTCCCCAAGCACTGATTGAGTCTGTTTACTTACCCAGCTGATAGTtcagtaccaatcagacccaacctaacaccaaagtaaaccccaactaaaccccgggtttactttctgggtttactttttgaaaatttgggtccacatggggtttactttgggtttaatcgagaattgcttttggagtcaactatacgcactgaagtgtgaagcagacttgTATTTTATCTcatcatcctactgcctgtgattcctgccccttgtatatttcgaatacacatgtagcgtctgctttcaggggtatacttctgatcgaGGTTTActctctgggtttacttggggtttactctgggtccactctagtaaacaaattgagtaaacccagaaagtaaacccagggtttagttggggtttactttctgataggttgggtctgatcagtactgtagTTATTGAGTCCTCAAGCATTGATTGAGTCTGTTTACTTACCCAGCTGATAGTAGTTATTGAGCCCCCAAGCATAGATTGAGCCTGTGTCTTTCTCCCGAGCATAAGACATGTACTGTCCAGCGTACACGTCATCAAACACCACTCTTTTTTTGGACTTGTGTCGAAGACATCGAATGATGGCAGGTTTTAAAATGTAGTCtggaaaatgaatgaattaaaaattagcACTGAAAAAGATGTATACCTAAAATAAGAATCAATTGGTTTGTTGTAGGACTGTGGTcgttaattaatcaataaattttgCCTTTTGTGGtgataaaacaaattatgaCGAATATGTTTGCAATAATCAAATAAGCAGAGCAGTTCTAACTGAATTGATTCATATTAGATTGAAATTTCCAGTTAAGGTAGGACTTCATACCTAAACCTTTCCTTCCTCCTCGCACAGAAAAACATTCTGCCACTCGTCCCAGCTGCCCCTGCTCTGCACATCCTGGAGATAAAAAGGTATGTATCGATGTACAGTATGCAGTCCAATTAAAAGGCCTTTACatttgtatacaaaaaaatataagacaaATCTCTCCTCCTCTAcaacaaaaattacaatttacCATTTACCCCTAATAAccataatttaaaatacatcaGTATTGTGACTTTTTGTCAGAAAGTTTGTGTTGAAATCTTTAATTCACATGAAagttctatttttttaatttatgttaataaattgaattttcgtTGTGCTATTAGCTTACCACATGAGTAGATTTCGCCTTTCTCAGTCAGACACAGAAGATGGTCACCCCCAGAGGCAATCTTGATGACGGTTTCCCCTGGCAACATCTCAATTGGTTTCTCCTGAATGCCATCTGATGTCAGGCCTATCTTTCCATTAGCATCCTACAAAAGGGCGAGTAAATAATGACACAATAACTCCATATTAAGTGACATGATTTCTACCAGCAAGAGTCTATAGAAATCAGTCAATCAACTACGGCCTTATATAACATACTGTTTAATCTATTTTCGCATAAATTGAACTGGAACATCTCGGATATTCTATTTTTATCTAA
This portion of the Magallana gigas chromosome 7, xbMagGiga1.1, whole genome shotgun sequence genome encodes:
- the LOC105320914 gene encoding regulator of chromosome condensation isoform X1; amino-acid sequence: MTLSEEQLAFVLQEGIVPQQQMPGRGKKRVRESEGDTNKVVSKKHKIAHPSHPDVTVTGVVLACGEGDVGQLGLGPDVMEKSRPALVNIDDQKIVSAVAGGMHTVCLTNKGEVYTFGCNDEGALGRNTSEEGSETLPSKVDLLGRGIQLSAGDSHTAVLTDEGKVFAWGNFRDANGKIGLTSDGIQEKPIEMLPGETVIKIASGGDHLLCLTEKGEIYSCGCAEQGQLGRVAECFSVRGGRKGLDYILKPAIIRCLRHKSKKRVVFDDVYAGQYMSYAREKDTGSIYAWGLNNYYQLGTNDLENKFVPVYVKAMSEDVKVTMVDAGQHHAICLDTAGKVYTVGRGEYGRLGHGDSNEEKRVPAILDLPPCKQVAAGQAVSYAVTNSGEIYAWGMGTSQQLGSGDDEDVTTPRLMTGKQLQTRKVIAVSGGGQHTVLLATDTPS
- the LOC105321598 gene encoding neutral amino acid transporter 9 isoform X1, with translation MSINREPGEMSPLLENDDSSQSSNNTARSPDQLERRRQPVDFSSLRSVGSSGEMGSTSAVLHRYRYYSRLAPHTDSAFQMPDHVVPPDFYIVVPIITEGKQSSLITIFSLWNTMMGTSILSMPWAIRQVCMPWAIRQAGFATGISLLLLMAILMFYTSYRILKAMQSMGKLDSGIDFSDVCHMILGRWAQVLAVVSSLLTLLGGAIVYWILLSNFFFNVVNFIYHHSSSPHSSVSNGTDYVCPSMSPPSHHGNHSNHSGSFLASPHPHDEVYDRVWDEQYTVPFFLIAVIGPLINFKSPTFFTKFNALGTLSVTYLVSFVAVKASKWGFHLNFQGVDIPNDLHNIYIPDFRGTFAALTGIAALAYFVQNCVISICRNQRHPENNIRDLTIAYILVAVTYIYMGVMFYSAFPLNKDCIEDNLLNNIADTDIMAFVARIGLFFQMICVFPLLLYIFRAQLLFSLFGDVWPSVKHVLGLNVLLVAVCVVFAVFLPHIGSIIGFVGAFCGFSYAILLPCLVHMRTLFNNGELSILTVVFHSTLILLGLANFIGQFLILGKT
- the LOC105320914 gene encoding regulator of chromosome condensation isoform X2 — translated: MPGRGKKRVRESEGDTNKVVSKKHKIAHPSHPDVTVTGVVLACGEGDVGQLGLGPDVMEKSRPALVNIDDQKIVSAVAGGMHTVCLTNKGEVYTFGCNDEGALGRNTSEEGSETLPSKVDLLGRGIQLSAGDSHTAVLTDEGKVFAWGNFRDANGKIGLTSDGIQEKPIEMLPGETVIKIASGGDHLLCLTEKGEIYSCGCAEQGQLGRVAECFSVRGGRKGLDYILKPAIIRCLRHKSKKRVVFDDVYAGQYMSYAREKDTGSIYAWGLNNYYQLGTNDLENKFVPVYVKAMSEDVKVTMVDAGQHHAICLDTAGKVYTVGRGEYGRLGHGDSNEEKRVPAILDLPPCKQVAAGQAVSYAVTNSGEIYAWGMGTSQQLGSGDDEDVTTPRLMTGKQLQTRKVIAVSGGGQHTVLLATDTPS
- the LOC105321598 gene encoding neutral amino acid transporter 9 isoform X2; the protein is MSINREPGEMSPLLENDDSSQSSNNTARSPDQLERRRQPVDFSSLRSVGSSGEMGSTSAVLHRYRYYSRLAPHTDSAFQMPDHVVPPDFYIVVPIITEGKQSSLITIFSLWNTMMGTSILSMPWAIRQAGFATGISLLLLMAILMFYTSYRILKAMQSMGKLDSGIDFSDVCHMILGRWAQVLAVVSSLLTLLGGAIVYWILLSNFFFNVVNFIYHHSSSPHSSVSNGTDYVCPSMSPPSHHGNHSNHSGSFLASPHPHDEVYDRVWDEQYTVPFFLIAVIGPLINFKSPTFFTKFNALGTLSVTYLVSFVAVKASKWGFHLNFQGVDIPNDLHNIYIPDFRGTFAALTGIAALAYFVQNCVISICRNQRHPENNIRDLTIAYILVAVTYIYMGVMFYSAFPLNKDCIEDNLLNNIADTDIMAFVARIGLFFQMICVFPLLLYIFRAQLLFSLFGDVWPSVKHVLGLNVLLVAVCVVFAVFLPHIGSIIGFVGAFCGFSYAILLPCLVHMRTLFNNGELSILTVVFHSTLILLGLANFIGQFLILGKT